CGCTACCTCCGCGCCCAGCTGGACGGCGACTACTCCCGGCCTTTCGTGGCCAGCCAGGAGGGCGAAGACCACGCTTACATCGAGTTGTACCGCGCGGCAAAGGATTCCATCGCCACCCGGTACGAGGCCGACCCTTACGACCTCGGAATACACGCGGCCATCGCCGACGAGGAGTTCGTGAACCGCGGAATCGCCGGCTTCATGCTGCCGCACTTCGTGGCCAGCGTGCTGTCGCAGGATCCGTTGTGCCGCAGGATCATGTTCGACCCCGACCACCGCAACAAGACCGCGCGGCGGTTCTGCGAGCGCGCCGGCTGCGTGTTCCTCGGCGAGCACGACATGTCGAATCGCCGGATGGCGCTGTACGCGCTGGCGCTCACGCCCGGCGACGTGCCCCGAACGCGCCAGCCCTGACGGGCCGCGGTCAGATCTGCTGCGCGGCCCACTGCCCGAGGAAGGCCGCCGCCAAACCGAGCGCGACGCTGACGACGATGTTGGCCAACACCGCCCAGGTCTGGCGCTCCTCGCCCAGACGCTGGGTTTCGAGCATCCACGTAGAGAACGTGGTGTACGCGCCTACGAACGCGGTGCCGGCCAGCAGGGCGGCCTCTTTGTTGAGCGCCAGGCCGCCGAGGAAGCCCAGCAGCGCGGCCCCCGTGATGTTGACCGTCAGGGTGCCGAATGGAAAGGACCGGCCCGCGCGCCGAGCGACCGTGCGGTCCACCAGGAAACGCAGTACCGACCCTAGGCCGCCGACGACGGCGACGCCGGTCCAGACGAAAGCCGTCGTGATCGTCATCCGCGTACCCGCGCTCGCCGCACCAGCGCGCTGGCGACGTGCACGGCCAGCAGTCCCACCACCAGGCTGCTGGCCGTGTAGCCGACCGCCATGGCCCAGTGGCCGTGTTCGAGCATCTCGATGGTCTCGACCTGCATCGTCGAAAACGTGGTGAGCCCGCCGCACAATCCGGTGCCCAGCAGCGGGCGCCGGTAACTCGACGCCGGTAGGCGCTCGAGCAATCGTGTGGTGAAGTAGCCCAGCAGGAAGGCGCCGACGATGTTGACGGTGAACGTGGACCAGGGCCAGTGTTCCGCGTCGCGGACGACGGCGGTGTTCAGGGCGGAGCGGGCCAGGGTGCCCACCGCCCCGCCGGCGAAGACCGCCGCCAACTCGCGGTAGTCGCGGTTTGCCACGGGCGGGTCCCTTCGTGTGCGGGCGGTCGGAAGCAGCCTAAGTGCCAGGCTTACCAGCCGGTGAACCCGGGAAGTACCTGAGAAGTCAGTAACGTACCGGAGACGTCAGAAGTCAGTCGCCCGGGCACAATTGGTAGCCATGGCCCACCCGCGTGCCGGTCAGCCGGCCCAGCCCGAAGACCTCGTCGATCTGCCCCATCTCGTCACGTCCTATTACTCGATCCAGCCGGATCCGGACGACGTCGCCCAGCAGGTGGTGTTCGGCACCTCGGGGCACCGCGGCTCGGCGCTCAACGGCGCCTTCAACGAGGCCCACATCCTGGCGATCACCCAGGCGATCGTCGAGTATCGCGTTGCGCACGGCACCACCGGGCCGCTGTTCATCGGGCGCGACACGCACGGCCTGTCCGAGCCGGCGTGGGTGTCGGCGCTGGAGGTGCTGGCCGCCAACGACGTGGTGGCCGTCGTCGACTCGAGGGACCGCTACACGCCGACGCCCGCGATCAGCCACGCCATCCTCACCTACAACCGCGGCCGCACCCACGCGCTGGCCGACGGGATCGTCGTGACGCCGTCGCACAACCCGCCGCCCGACGGTGGTTTCAAGTACAACCCACCCAACGGGGGTCCTGCCGACACCGACGCCACCAACGCAATCGCCAAGCGCGCCAACGAGATTCTGCGGGACGGTTCGGGGGTCCAGCGGGTGCCGCTGGCCCGCGCGCTGGGAGCCGTCCAGCGGCACGACTACCTCGGCAACTATGTCGACGACCTGCCCAACGTGGTCGATATCGATGCGATCCGCGCGGCCGGGGTGCGGATCGGCGCCGACCCGCTCGGCGGGGCCAGCGTGGACTACTGGGCCGAGATCGCGTCGCGGCATCGGCTGGACCTGACGGTGGTCAACCCGCTGGTCGATGCGACGTGGCGGTTCATGACGCTCGACCACGACGGCAAGATCCGGATGGACTGCAGCTCGCCGGACGCGATGGCCTCGCTCATCGCCAACCGGGATCGCTACCAGATCGCCACCGGCAACGACGCCGACTCCGACCGCCATGGCATCGTCACCCCCGACGAGGGCCTGCTGAACCCGAACCACTACCTGGCGGTGGCCATCGACTACTTGTACACCCACCGGCCGTCGTGGCCGGAGGGCATCGCGGTGGGCAAGACCGCGGTCAGCTCGTCGATCATCGACCGCGTGGTGGCCGGCCTCGGCCGCAAGCTGGTCGAGGTGCCCGTCGGCTTCAAGTGGTTCGTCGACGGCCTGATCGGCGGCACCATCGGGTTCGGCGGCGAGGAGTCGGCGGGGGCGTCGTTTTTGCGGCGCGACGGATCGGTTTGGACCACCGACAAGGACGGCATCATCCTGGCGCTGCTGGCCTCGGAGATCCTGGCCGTCACCGGCCTGAGCCCGTCGCAGCGCTACCGGGAGCTGACCGCCGAGTACGGCACGCCGTACTACGCGCGGGTCGACGCGCCCGCCAACCGTGACCAGAAGGCGCGGCTGGCCAGGCTGTCGCCCGAGCAGGTCACCGCGACCGAGCTGGCGGGGGAGCCGATCGTGGCGAAGCTGACCGCCGCGCCAGGCAACGGGGCGCCGCTGGGCGGGCTGAAGGTGACGACCGCCAACGCCTGGTTCGCCGCGCGCCCGTCGGGCACCGAGGACGTCTACAAGATCTACGCGGAGTCGTTCAACGGGCCCGAACACCTGGCCGAGGTGCAGCGGATGGCTCGTGAGGTGGTCAATCAGGTCATCGGGTGAGGGGCGTTCGGGCTACGTCGGCCCCTGTGACAGGCATGACCGACTCTGGGCAGCGGTATCACCCGCGCTAGCTCTTCGCCGAGTCGGCGCGCTCACCTGCGGTTTTGAACGCTCGGTGCCGGTGGTGTAGCTTCGATTGGCACGACTTGGGGCTATGGCGCAGCTGGTAGCGCACCACACTGGCAGTGTGGGGGTCAGGGGTTCGAATCCCCTTAGCTCCACTTTTGTGATGAGTCGAGTCATAGGTGACAGATGAGTCGCGTCATGGGTTACAGATTCCCCGGCCATCGGCCGGGGTTTTTGTTTTGGTTGCGCCAGTAGTTTTTGTTGGGGTCGATGGTGTGGCTGCTCAGGACGTGGTGGCCGGTTTTGCTGATGACGGTGACGGTGTGGTCGGTGACCAGGATCAAGACTGGGGTACCGGCGTGGGTGCGGCCGATGCCCAGGTGGTGCAGGTGGCTGCCGTGGCGCAGGGTGAGTTTGCCGAATTGGTCGATGGTGTCGTGGCGGATGCGGAACTGTGGGTTGGGTTGTGAACACTCCGCCAGACGAGCCCAGGATTCGCAACCATCGGGTTGCCGCTTCCATAACCTGGCCAGCCACCCGACCAATGCTGCCTCCCGCGTCAGGACCACAATCTGAGCCGCGTGCTTCCGAGAACCATTCACTGCATGGCGTCGAGCACTTTTGCGGTGTCTGTGTACATACGAAAGCTAACGATTTTCTCGTCTTGGACCGCCCAAAGATGGGCAAATGGCGCCAGCAGTGATTTTCCGGTCTTCTTGTAAACACCGGAGTAAGACCCGAACGACACCACGCGTGCGCCCTCGACGATGAAATCGTCTGCTTTGGCGTCGAATACTTCCCAATCTTCTGCAAGCCGCTTGAGTAAATTGTAGTGAACGGCCTGCGGTCCAACCCAGGTGCCGCTATAGTACGGGAATCTTTCAGCCTCAGTCCAATGAACGTTGTCGTGAAGTAGGGTAAGTACCCCGGGTGTATCGCCATGCGCCAACGCTGCGTAGAAGCGCTGTACCAGATTCACCGATTTGTTGGATGCAGTATTGTCCGTAATTGTCGACATGATGTCCTTTTCTTGTCCGAGATAGCTATTGGTCGGGGACGTTTCCATTTAATACACTCTTAAGCGCGGACTCGTCTCTTCGGCTCACGCCATTACGCAATCTACTTCGAGATTCCGTCGAGGAATGCGGCAACCAACTGTGCGACTTCGTCTGGGCGGTCGTTGAGCGCGAAGTGTCCGGCATCGAGGAGGCGCGTCTCGGTCGCTGGCACGTCTTTCTGATAAGCAGACACCTCGTCGACTCGGAACGATGGATCGTATCGGCCCCAGACCACCAACGACCGAGGCTGATTTTGGCGCAGCCATGCACCCCAGCGTGGGTAGCTAGCAACATTGGTGCGGTAGTCATAAAACAGGTCCGTTTGAATATCGGCCTCGCCAGGACGCGATAGAAATTCGAGCTCGTCGGTCCATCGGTCCGGGTCGATGGTGTCGGCACACGGATTCGATCCGATATGACGTTGACGCGTCGTCTCGGCAGAAAGAAACGTCGCCCGGAATTCGGTCTCATTGGCGGCTCGGTTAGCCCAGAACTCTTCGCGCTTACGCCACAAGGGGCCGAGACCTACCGCGTGAAAAACAGCATTTTGTACGATGAACCCCTGCACTCGCTCGGGATGGTGAATTGCAAGCCGTATACCAACGGGGCCGCCGTAATCCTGCATATAGAGGACGTACCGTTTCAGCCCAATTCCTTCAGTGAACTTCTCGACGATCTCGGTTATATGATCGAACGTATACGCGAACGACGTGGCGGGAGGAGTGGAACTATGACCGAATCCAGGATAGTCCGGTGCGATAAGGTGGAATCTTGACGATAGCCGGGCGAATAACGGTTCGTACATCCGGGATGATGACGGGAAACCGTGAAGCAACACTATTGTCGGGGCGTATGCCGGCCCAGCTTCGCGATAGAAGATCGACAATCCGTCGATGGATGAAGAATGGTACCGCGTCGGCTGAGTCGGACCTATCGTTGCCACGTCGGCTTCACAGCCGGACATTGTCAATGCCGAGGCCATTATTGCTATGAGCGCGTGCTTGACCCCGGCAAGATTTTTCAGAACCGTCGGCAGCCGAGGCGCAAACAGCCGGATAGTGGCAGCTGGGGGCCCAGTAGCACCGCAATCGCGTGCCGCCTTCTTCCCCCACGCGGGGCGGCGCCTGGGTCGGATGGTCACGCCGGAGCCTTGGTCAGAAACTCCACAATCGCATGGCCAATCTCCCGGGCGTGCGTTTCCAACGCGAAATGACCTGTATCGAAGAACCGCACATCGGCCTCAGGAACATCACGGCGGAACGCTGCTGCGCCAGCGGGCAGGAAAAAGGGATCGGTGCGCCCCCACACTGCGAGGACTCGCGGCTGCCAGTTCCGCAAATATTCCTGGAATCTCGGGTACAGCGCAACGTTTGAGGCGTAGTCCAGGAACAGATCGAGTTGTATGTCGTCGACCCCCGGTCGAGACAAATAGTAGTCATCGAGGGTGCGGCTATCCGGCGATACCAGCGAGGGGTCGCCGACCCCGTGCAGGTATTGAAATGCGGTGGTTTGCGGCGTCAGAAGCGTTCGCAGAGCGGCGCGGTTTTCCGGACTCTGCTCATCCCAATACGTCCGGATCGGGTTCCACTCGTCGCTCAGTCCTTCTTCGTAGACATTCCCGTTTTGCGAAATCAGAGCAGTGATGCGGTCAGGGTGGCGAAGCGTGAGCCGCATACCAACGGGTGAGCCGTAGTCAAAGATGTAGAGCGCGAAGCATGGCAAATCAACGATCTCGGTGAAGTGATCAATCACGTCGGCGAGGGCGTCGAATGTGTAAGTGAATTCATCGCGCGGTGGGCGGGAGGTCTGGCCGAAGCCGGGAAGATCCGGCGCAACGACGCGGAAATGTGGCGCCAACAGCGGAATGAGATCGCGAAACATGTGGCTCGCGGTGGGAAAGCCGTGGAGCAGTAGGAGCGCGGGCGCGTCGGGGTTACCGGCCTCGCGGTAGAAGAGCTCGATGCCATCGACGTTGACGGTGCGGTAGCGGAGTTTGGTCACGGGTGGAGGTCCTTGTATGCACGTGTTGGAGTAACCTGCTAGGTCGAAAATAAGAGGTTACTTTTGCTATAGTAACTTGTCAACCCCGAGACTTGCTGGTTACTCTCAGCGGTCTGATGTCCTTACCGAACCCTTGCGAGCTCGCCGATGCCGTCCGTATGTCCTCCCGCCTTCTTCGTCGCCGATTCGTTGGGACTCGATTTCTTGAACTCGCGGGCCAGCCCGAAGGGAACAGTTGTTGAGTGGTTGGCTGATGGCGAAGGCTTGATTGCTTGGCTGGAGCAGTCGCAGCTGCTGGACTCGCAAACATCGGAGCTGATCCGGACGATCGCGAGGCCGGGCGAACTCGACAACATCGCGGCGCAGGCGCGTGAGCTCCGCGAATGGTTCCGTGCCTTCGTCGAGAAGTACCGTGGTGCAGCTTTGCCCCGCGCGGCGTTGGGCGACCTGGCGCCGTTGAACGCGTTGCTCGAGCGGGACGACAGTTACCGCCTGGTTGCGATGCGAAGCCAGACCCCTCCGGAGAGCCCCGCGCACGTGGAGGACAGCGATGGGGTGGCTTTCGAGCGGATACTGATGCGGAGGTGGGACTCACCTGCGTCGCTACTGCTGCCGCTTGCTGATGCGGTGGCCGATGCCGTTTGCTCAGCAGACTTCTCTCACATCAAACGATGCGCAGGACCTGCCTGCACGCTGGTCTTCCTCGATAAGACGAAGACGCGTGCGCGCCGGTGGTGCAGTATGGCGGTGTGCGGGAACCGCGCCAAGCAGTCGGCGTACCGCGAGAAGTTGAAGCAATCCTAAATTGCGTGCCGGTTCCGGCCGAAACCTGAGCGGTAATTCCGGGGTGACTTCTGGTCAATGTCGCAACCGTTAATGGTCTGATGACATTAGCGGCGCGGTGAAAAGTTCGGCGGGACTGTGGTCTTCGATGATGTGGCGGGGGCGGTCATTGACCTCGTATTCGACAGCGCGCAGATGGTCGGGTGTGTAGGTGCTTAGGTTTGCCTGCGTGGGCAACCGCGCGCCTCTCCTGACTGACTGTATTTGCAGCCGCACGTCGTCTGGGTATGCCGAGCGGATGGCGTCAGGTCAAGCCGGCGGTGGCGCTGTCGAAGGCGCCGGGATCGTTGAGGGAGCGTGCGAGAATCATGGCCCCCTCGAGCGTGGCGAGGACGTGCAGGGCGCGTGCCCGGGCGTCCGAACCGCCGACTCGGGCGGCAAGGTCGCCGGCCAGGCGGCTGAAGAATTCGCGAGCTTCATGGGCCACTTCGGGCGGCAGGCCACCGGCTTCGGCGCCTAGGGCGCCACCCAGGCACATCCGTCCGTCCCGCAGAAGTGCCGTCCGAAAGAGGTCACGATAGACGCAGATGACATCTGACCCCTCTTTGTCAGCTGCCTCCGCAACCGCAGCCAGCACGCTGTCGGTGTAGCGGCGTGCGACAGCGGCGGTCAGTGCGGCCTTGGTGGGGAAATGGTGGTGCACGCTGGAGCTTTTGATCCCGGCTTCTGCCGCCAAATCACGGAAGCTGTATCCGTTGTAGCCAGCATCACGGATGTGAGCTTCGGCAAGATCCATCAGCCGCGCTGCGGTGTCGCTCACCCAGCCTCCCTGTCGATAGATAGCTGTTGACAAGCGTAGCTCCACCCCCTACGTTGAGAGCGAGCCAGTCAACTATCTATCGATAGATAGATAGTGAGCCGATGTCCGATCGTGAGGGAATTACAATGACCAAGCTGCTGTTCATCCAGGCCTCGCCGCGCAAGGCCGATTCGGAGTCGATCCAGATCGCCACCTCCTACCTGAACGCTTTACGCGCCAAGAACTCAGATATCGAAGTCGACACGCTTGAGTTGTGGGACACCGTCCTCCCAGCCTTTGACGGCGAAAAGGCAGCGGCCAAGATGAACGTCATCGCCGGGCGCGGTCCAGATTTGCAACAGACGGCATGGGATCAGGTTGTCGAGATCGCTGAACGTTTCATCTCCGCAGATCGCTATCTTTTTGCTGTGCCGATGTGGAATGGTGGCATCCCCTATCGTCTGAAGCACTACATCGATCTCATCCACCAGCCCGGCTTGCTGTGGGGGCTCGATCCGCAAACGGGCTACTACGGGCTGCTCGAGAACAAGCACGCAACTCTTGTGTTGACCTCCGGCGTCTACGCGCAAGGCGTTCCCGCGGCCTTCGGCGTGGATTACCACTCCACCTATCTGCGCGCCTGGCTGAATCAGGCCGGCGTGACCGAGATCGACGAGCTGCGCTTCCAGCCCTCAATGCTCACCGCGGATCCTGCAGGCGATCTCGAAGTGGCCAACCGGCGCGCGGTCGAACTGGGCACCGCCGACAGGCATCAGGTGCTGAAACCGACGGCCTGAGCATCTGGTCATCGCCCGTGCGCGGAGAACAGAACTGATCGCACATAGTCGAAGTTCTGCAGGGTCGGCGTTATCGGGCGATTTGCCGAGGCACAGGCAAGCCTGCGGCAACTTCAGCCAGAGGGTCCTGGAGCGCAAGGCCATCCCCACGAGCACGGAGAAAGAATGGGAGGGAACTCACCGCTGGATCGCTTTGCGGGTCCGTCGGATGTCAATGAGGAAGCGGAACACGCCTGCGAGTAGCCGCTCCTCACCGCGATCCCCACCCCGTAGCCGAGGGCAGGTACGTAGCTCGTAAACTTCGCGGGTCGTCCTCTTCCCGTCATAGCGGGTACTGGTTTGTTGGGCCGCCCATTTCGTGCAACTCGACAGCGATGACGCGATGCTGCCGGGCGCATGCCGGCACGATCTTGTGAAACTGCCACCAGGTTCGCGACTAACCAGACAGAACCGCCAATGGGTCGCCCATACCACCGTTGACGTAGTGCAGCCTGCTTCCATTTAAGTCGGCGGATCCGCCTAGCAGGCTGCCTCACCTCTCCGAAAAGTCAATTGGCCGGGACCATCTCAACGTCGTCAAGCGCAACTTCACGACCTTCCTCATCCACAAACGCCACACGTAGCTGACCGCCACCGCCCCGCCGGCGCCGCAGAACCGACGGCCCCTTGGTGCGCGGCTGGTGCCGATCGCCCCACTGTTGCAATGCCCCGAGGATAAGAAGGGTGTCACGACCGGCAGCGGTCAAGCGATACTCGTGTCGCGTTCGCGCGTGCCCATCCTTGTACGGCACCCGTTCAATCACACCGCTCTCGACGAGGTCGCCAAGACGAGTCGTGAGGAGGTTCGTGGCGATACCCAGGCGCTGCCGTATCTCATCGAAGCGGGTGCATCCGTAGTAGAGCTCGCGCAGGATCAGCGGCGTCCACCGTGCACCGAGCACATGGACTGCTCGCTCCACCGAACAGACCACCTCGTCGCCAAGGACGGCCGACGCCATGTGCTCCACCTACTCTCACTCGCCGCTGTGTTATCAACCACCCTAACCTACTGGATTGCAAAATTAAAGTCAGTCGCCTATCGTGTTCGTTGTGAGCAGCGACCAGTTCTCCATCGACACTGTCTCGCCGGCATACTGGCGAATCACCTTCAACAATGGACCCGTGAACCTCATAGACGTTGACACGATTCACCAGCTCGGCGAACTCGTAGATCTCGCCACCCATGACGTTCAGCTGCGAGTAATGGTCTTCCGCAGCGACAACCCAGATTTCTTCATGGCCCATTGGGATCTGCTGGCAGACAAGACACGTCTAGCTGCCATGCCGCCCGGGCCAACTGGCCTACACCCCTATCTCGACAATCTGGTGCGCTTGAGCAAGCTTCCCGTCGCGACAATCTCCGTCCTGCGAGGTCGTGCGCGCGGCGCAGGGAGCGAGTTCGCGCTCGCGACCGATATCCGGTTCGCCTCGGAGAGGGCTATTCTCGGGCACTTCGAGGTCGGCGTCGGCGCAGTGCCCGGTGGAGGGCCGATGGCTCGGCTGAGCCGTCTTGTCGGACGGGGGCGTGCACTAGAAATCCTTTTGGGCGCCGAGGACCTCGATGCTGCTAGGGCTGCTCAGTACGGCTACGTCAATCGAGTGATACCCGATGCCGACATTGAGGACGAGGTTCATGCGTTCGCCTGGCGTATCGCCGGATTCGACCAGACCGCGATAGCTCGTACCAAGCAGTTCGTCGACGGCCCCACCCTGCCTGAATCGGCGGAATTGGCCCCGGCTCTGACGGCATTCTTCGAGACGGCTGGCCGGCCGGACGCCCAAGTGCTCATTCGCGACTTATTCGCACACGGTTTGCAGCAAGCCGATGGCGTCGAGCGCGACCTTGGAAAGCAGATCGCTATCCATGCCCGTAACCGAACTTGAGGCAAACACACTATCGCGCAACACCAAACCATGCTTGCAACGTCGATCTCTGTCCGAAATTCAGTGCACTGCAACATGATGGAGGTCTCATGATTGAGGAATCAGCGACCGCCGACCCCGTCGGCGTGCCGGTTCACCAGGATTTGGTATCCCGAGCAGGAGAGCTGAAGCCGCTGCTCCAAGCGCACGCTACGACCGGGGAGATCAACCGCAGACTCGACGATCGGGTGATCAGTGCCCTGACTGAAGCCGGGATGTTTCGCATCCACAAACCAATGCGGTTCGGGGGCTACGAGGCGACTCAACGAACGCTACTGGCTGTCACCGAGATTCTCGGCCAGGCGGACGCGTCCGCGGCGTGGGTGGTGACCGTCAACGCGACTGCGGCGTGGGTGGTCGCGCGAGGTTCACAGAAGCTGCAAAGCGAGATATTTGGCGTTAATCCGGATGCGCGCCTTGCCGGGGGCAGCGAGCCCGTTCCGGCTCGCATGGGACAGAACGGGATATATGTCAGCGGTCGCTGGGGTTTCGCGTCCGGCTGCACACACGCGGATTGGTTCTCGGTCACGGCCGCGACTACCGACGAATCCGGCCAAACCACCGGCACCTATTGCCTGATGCCGGCAAGCGAGTTCACGGTGGAGGACACCTGGCATGTGGTAGGGATGCGTGGAACCGCGAGCAACACCCTGGTAACACGGGATCTGTTCGTACCAAAGCACAGGATGATTCCCCTGGATGCCCTGACCGAGAATTCACCATCCGCCGACACGGCGCTATATCGCCTCCCGCTGGGACCGATCGGGGCGTCGGGCCTGGTAGGCCCCTTGCTTGGCGTGGGCCAAGCGGCACTAGATTTGGTCTGCTCTAATGCGGCAGGTAAACCGCTGCATAACACCGTCTTTCCGCGCCAAAGCGACTCCACCGGTGTGCAGATCCAGATCGCGGAGGCCAAAATGCAGCTGTACAGCGCACGCCTGCACGCTTACGATGTGGCGGATCAGCTCGACACTGCGGCGGCCCAAGGTCGCTCCGTCGGGTACAGCGCACGCGCGCGCATGCGAGCACAATGCGCGCACGCTGTTCAGCTAGTGCTGAAGGCGCTCAATACGTTACTCAATGTCCACGGAGCCGCCAGCTTCGCCGAGGCCAATCCGATGCAGCGGTTCTGGCGAGACGCCAACACAGCCGCGCGGCATGCCGCCCTCAATGCGGTCGTCGGTTATGAGGTGTACGGCAAGGCACTTCTCGGCATCGAGGAACGCGTGGCGCCGATGGTTTGACAAACGCCACATGATCTCGGGAGTAGGTATGTGCCATGTCGCGCACTCAGCGGATGAACAGCAAGCCGGGTGACCGGCTCCAGCAAGGATTTCTCAGAAGACAAGTGCCGCAACGAGCTCTGCAGCATTGAACGACCGCCTGGATCGAAACGTTGATCGAGCCAAGAAGGGATTTTAGCTCGCAGGCTACCAACGAGGTGACCGCATCAGGACATCAAGTTGCGTTGTTCACCGTAATTCGAGCAAAGGGGTTTTTCATGACAGGGTGCTTCGAGGGGAAGGTTGCTTTCATCACCGGCGCTGCAAGGGGGCAGGGCCGTAGTCACGCCGTGCGGTTTGCAGAAGAAGGCGCCGACATTATCGCTGTCGACATCTGTGAACAGATCGATACCGTGCACTATCCCTTGGCTACACGTGAGGATCTCGATGAGACGATCAACCTAGTCGAGAAGACGGGACGCCGGATCGTGGCCGAGCCTGCCGACGTGCGGGACTTCGCACGTCTTCAGTCGGTGCTCACCAACGCTGTTGACGAGCTCGGCCGGCTCGACTTTGTCATCGCCAACGCGGGCATAGGTTCGGGTCTCGGCCCCACGCAGCCGACGATGCACGCTTACCTCGATGCAATCGACGTCATGCTTAACGGCGTCTATTTTACGGTTGAAGCGGCTCTGCCGTGGCTGCTAAAGCACGGTGACGGAGGCGCGATCGTCATCACCAGCTCCGCGGCAGGATTTGTATCGCTGGGACGGAGCTTCAATACGCGAAACCCAGGCCTGGCAGGCTACACAGCAGCAAAGCACGGTGTGATCGGGTTGATGCGCTACTTTGCAACTACCTTGGCGGAGAAGAATATCCGAGTCAATTCGGTCCACCCGACGGGGGTCGCCACAACCATGATCCAAAACGACGCGGTGGGGACGTACGCCACCGAGCATCCAGAATTCGCGGCGGCATTCAGGAACTTGATTCCGGTGGAGGCAATCGAAACCTCTGATGTCACCGAGGCGATGGTCTACTTATGCAACCAGTCCGGTCGCTATGTCACCGGCACCACGTTGCCATTGGACGCAGGGCTTCTCCTCAAGTGAGCGCCGTCGAGACACTTCCCGGACAGCCATGGAGCTGATCGCGCACAAAGATGTGAACGACGAGTCAACGAGATTCACACCGCGCGCGGCGGAGAGGGTGGCGTGACGGAAGTCGAGCTGATGTCAAGGATGCTGCGCAACTTCACGTTAAAAGCCCGAGGGAGCGCGGAATGCGCCGAGGACCTGG
This genomic window from Mycobacterium saskatchewanense contains:
- a CDS encoding FMN-dependent NADH-azoreductase, translating into MTKLLFIQASPRKADSESIQIATSYLNALRAKNSDIEVDTLELWDTVLPAFDGEKAAAKMNVIAGRGPDLQQTAWDQVVEIAERFISADRYLFAVPMWNGGIPYRLKHYIDLIHQPGLLWGLDPQTGYYGLLENKHATLVLTSGVYAQGVPAAFGVDYHSTYLRAWLNQAGVTEIDELRFQPSMLTADPAGDLEVANRRAVELGTADRHQVLKPTA
- a CDS encoding TetR/AcrR family transcriptional regulator, whose amino-acid sequence is MSDTAARLMDLAEAHIRDAGYNGYSFRDLAAEAGIKSSSVHHHFPTKAALTAAVARRYTDSVLAAVAEAADKEGSDVICVYRDLFRTALLRDGRMCLGGALGAEAGGLPPEVAHEAREFFSRLAGDLAARVGGSDARARALHVLATLEGAMILARSLNDPGAFDSATAGLT
- a CDS encoding GNAT family N-acetyltransferase, translated to MSDPEVILPRELTDISDEVRRVPPPPSAADVPEPYAFRLADPDADAEMIAEWMSRPVLVEAWESAWPAERWRRYLRAQLDGDYSRPFVASQEGEDHAYIELYRAAKDSIATRYEADPYDLGIHAAIADEEFVNRGIAGFMLPHFVASVLSQDPLCRRIMFDPDHRNKTARRFCERAGCVFLGEHDMSNRRMALYALALTPGDVPRTRQP
- the crcB gene encoding fluoride efflux transporter CrcB; the protein is MTITTAFVWTGVAVVGGLGSVLRFLVDRTVARRAGRSFPFGTLTVNITGAALLGFLGGLALNKEAALLAGTAFVGAYTTFSTWMLETQRLGEERQTWAVLANIVVSVALGLAAAFLGQWAAQQI
- a CDS encoding alpha/beta fold hydrolase, which produces MTKLRYRTVNVDGIELFYREAGNPDAPALLLLHGFPTASHMFRDLIPLLAPHFRVVAPDLPGFGQTSRPPRDEFTYTFDALADVIDHFTEIVDLPCFALYIFDYGSPVGMRLTLRHPDRITALISQNGNVYEEGLSDEWNPIRTYWDEQSPENRAALRTLLTPQTTAFQYLHGVGDPSLVSPDSRTLDDYYLSRPGVDDIQLDLFLDYASNVALYPRFQEYLRNWQPRVLAVWGRTDPFFLPAGAAAFRRDVPEADVRFFDTGHFALETHAREIGHAIVEFLTKAPA
- a CDS encoding nuclear transport factor 2 family protein — protein: METSPTNSYLGQEKDIMSTITDNTASNKSVNLVQRFYAALAHGDTPGVLTLLHDNVHWTEAERFPYYSGTWVGPQAVHYNLLKRLAEDWEVFDAKADDFIVEGARVVSFGSYSGVYKKTGKSLLAPFAHLWAVQDEKIVSFRMYTDTAKVLDAMQ
- a CDS encoding CGNR zinc finger domain-containing protein, with protein sequence MPSVCPPAFFVADSLGLDFLNSRASPKGTVVEWLADGEGLIAWLEQSQLLDSQTSELIRTIARPGELDNIAAQARELREWFRAFVEKYRGAALPRAALGDLAPLNALLERDDSYRLVAMRSQTPPESPAHVEDSDGVAFERILMRRWDSPASLLLPLADAVADAVCSADFSHIKRCAGPACTLVFLDKTKTRARRWCSMAVCGNRAKQSAYREKLKQS
- the crcB gene encoding fluoride efflux transporter CrcB — translated: MANRDYRELAAVFAGGAVGTLARSALNTAVVRDAEHWPWSTFTVNIVGAFLLGYFTTRLLERLPASSYRRPLLGTGLCGGLTTFSTMQVETIEMLEHGHWAMAVGYTASSLVVGLLAVHVASALVRRARVRG
- a CDS encoding alpha/beta fold hydrolase: MTIRPRRRPAWGKKAARDCGATGPPAATIRLFAPRLPTVLKNLAGVKHALIAIMASALTMSGCEADVATIGPTQPTRYHSSSIDGLSIFYREAGPAYAPTIVLLHGFPSSSRMYEPLFARLSSRFHLIAPDYPGFGHSSTPPATSFAYTFDHITEIVEKFTEGIGLKRYVLYMQDYGGPVGIRLAIHHPERVQGFIVQNAVFHAVGLGPLWRKREEFWANRAANETEFRATFLSAETTRQRHIGSNPCADTIDPDRWTDELEFLSRPGEADIQTDLFYDYRTNVASYPRWGAWLRQNQPRSLVVWGRYDPSFRVDEVSAYQKDVPATETRLLDAGHFALNDRPDEVAQLVAAFLDGISK
- the pgm gene encoding phosphoglucomutase (alpha-D-glucose-1,6-bisphosphate-dependent); this translates as MAHPRAGQPAQPEDLVDLPHLVTSYYSIQPDPDDVAQQVVFGTSGHRGSALNGAFNEAHILAITQAIVEYRVAHGTTGPLFIGRDTHGLSEPAWVSALEVLAANDVVAVVDSRDRYTPTPAISHAILTYNRGRTHALADGIVVTPSHNPPPDGGFKYNPPNGGPADTDATNAIAKRANEILRDGSGVQRVPLARALGAVQRHDYLGNYVDDLPNVVDIDAIRAAGVRIGADPLGGASVDYWAEIASRHRLDLTVVNPLVDATWRFMTLDHDGKIRMDCSSPDAMASLIANRDRYQIATGNDADSDRHGIVTPDEGLLNPNHYLAVAIDYLYTHRPSWPEGIAVGKTAVSSSIIDRVVAGLGRKLVEVPVGFKWFVDGLIGGTIGFGGEESAGASFLRRDGSVWTTDKDGIILALLASEILAVTGLSPSQRYRELTAEYGTPYYARVDAPANRDQKARLARLSPEQVTATELAGEPIVAKLTAAPGNGAPLGGLKVTTANAWFAARPSGTEDVYKIYAESFNGPEHLAEVQRMAREVVNQVIG